GTGATCTGGGGCTGTGTCGCTGGACTCGTCAACCTCCGCTGGAAACGCCGACTCCACCTGCCCACCCTCTGAAGGCAGAGGCCGGGCAGCGGGGCGACGTGCGCCGTCCCCCCGCTGCCCATTCAGCTACTGCGCAACGGGTCTTCAGGTCAACCCAGTTCTCAGGCCTGTTCCCGAACTGGCCTCATCCGGGCAGGCGCTGGGGGGTACGTTCGGCCCACCGCTGGTTTTCTATACTGCGGGCATGACTGGCGTGGCCGCCCTGACCCTCCCCGGTGCCGTCTTCGAGACGCGGCTGCGCGAGGTGCTGCGCTCGCGGGTGGAGTTTATCGAGCTGATCGGGGAAGACCTGGTGGCGGCGGGCGGTAAACGCGCGCGGCCTGCGGTGACCTTTCTGGCCGCGCAGACGCTCGGGCTGGAGGCCCAGGACACCCGCTGGAGTGCCGTGACCGACCTGGCCGTGTGCGTGGAGCTGCTGCACTCGGCCAGCCTGCTGCACGACGACCTGATCGACGACGCCGACACCCGCCGGGGCCAGCAGGCGGCCTTCCGGCGCTTCGGCAACGTCGTCAGCGTGATGAGCGGCGACTTCATGCTCTCGCGGCTGCTGACGCTGCTGGCCGGGCTGCCGCAGGGCGCGGCCCTGACCCGCGCCTTTGGGGAGGCGGCCTCCCAGATCTGCGAGGGTGAGGTGCTGCAATTCCAGGTTGCGGCCTACGCCGACTACGGCCTGAAGCAGTACCTGGACATCATCCACGGCAAGACGGCGGCACTACTGGAACTCGCCGCGAGTGCCCCGGCGCTGCTGCTGAACGCCCCGGCCCCGCAGCGGGAGGCACTGCTCACCTTCGGGCGCGAGTACGGCCTGGCCTTTCAGATGCAAGACGATCTGCTGGACCTGATGGGCGACGAGGCCACCCTCGGCAAGCCGGTGGGCGGCGACCTGCGCGAGGGCAAGGCCACCCTGCCCGTGCTGCACCTGCTGGACGGCCCGCACGGGGGCGAGGTCCGCGAGGTGCTCGAACGCCGCGCCGCCGGGCCGGGCGACGTGGCCCGCGTCCGCGAGCTGGCCCTGCTGGAGGGGGCCGCCGGGCGCACCCGGGGGGAGATTCACCGCCGCGCCCGCCTTGCTGTAGAGGCCCTGGAGGCCCTGCCTGCCTCCCCCGCCCGCGAGGCCCTGGCCGAGCTGCCCCGGCGCGAGATCGAACGCACCCGCTGAGGCCGTTCTTCCTCCCGGCCGTCCCGCCTGCCAGAACATCCCCAGCCACCCGGAAGCTGGCATTTGACAGGTCGGGTGGGGTCGCGCCATGTCTCTCCCGGGCTGGAAGCGGTTCAGGTTTTGCGCGTGTCTGTCGGCTCCCGTGGGGGTTGACGCTCCCGGGCGCGGGGGGCGTATCCTGCGCCGGGCGACCCGTCTGCCCATGCGTGTATGCTCGGGGGGTTCAGCCCCCCTGTTGATCCCGGCGGCCCCTCTGCGGACCGCCCCGCCTGTGCTGCACCCCCCGTACCGCCCCAAAGGAGACCGCGATGAGGGCATCAGGACTCAACTGGCAGGGCCTCATGGAGCAACTCCAGCAGGCGCTGCCGTACAGCGAGGTCAACGACCAGTCCCTCGCCTATTTCAAATACCCCAAACGCACCCTGAGCGTGAACCTGCCCGTCCGCATGGACGACGGCACGGTGCGCGTGTTCCGGGGCTACCGCACCGTTCACTCCACCGCGCGCGGCCCCAGCACCGGGGGCGTCCGCTTCACGCCCGGCCTGAATGCCCACGAGTGTGAGGTGCTGGCCGCCATCGTGACGCTCAAGGCCGCCGTGGCGGACCTGCCGCTGGGCGGCGCGAAGGGCGGCGTGGACGTGGACCCGCAGACCCTCAGCCCGCACGAGCTGGAAGGCCTGACCCGGCGCTACACCAGCGAACTGGTGGAACTGATCGGCCCCAGCGAGGACATCCTTTCGCCGGACGTGGGCACCGATCAGCAGGTCATGGCCTGGATTCTGGACGCCTACGGCGAGAACACCGGCTCCACGGCGGGCGGCATGGTCGTCGGCAAGCCGCTGCAACTGGGTGGCAGCTACGGCAGCAAGGATGCGCGGGGCCGCAGCGCCGCTCTGGTCACGGCGCGGGTGCTCGCGGAGCGCGGCGAGAGCCTGGAGCGTGCCCGCGTCGCCGTGTACGGCTTCGGGGACGTGGGACGCAAGGCCGCGCAGACCCTCGCCGCGCAGGGCGCGCTGGTGGTCGCGGTGTCGGACCAGAACGGCGCGACCTTTGACAGCAGCGGCCTGGACCTTGAGGCCCTCAGCGCGCACCGCGAGGCCCACGGCAGCGTGCAGGGCTTTGCCACCGACATCACCCCCACCGAGGTGATCGAACTCGACGTGGACGTGCTGATGCTCGCCTACGACTACGGCAGCGTGAATGCCGGCAACGCCCACGCGGTCCGCGCCCGCTACGTGGTCGAGGCCGCCAACCGCGCCGTGCTGCCCGAGGCCGAGCGCTTCCTGAAGGGCCAGGGCGTGACCATCCTGCCCGATCTGGTCGCCAGCATCGGCGGCCTGGTCGTCAACTACCTGGAATGGGTGCAGGACGCCAGCAACTTCTTCTGGACCGAGGCCGAGATCGAGCGCGCCATCGACCTGCGCGTGGACGCCGCCGTGAACACCGTGACCGCCTTCATGCGCACCCGCGACGTGGACATGCGCACCGCCGCCTACGCCATCGCCCTGACCCGCCTGCACGGGGCGGCGGTGATGCGCGGCGTGTATCCGTGAAGCGGTCAGCCCTCAGCAGTCAGCCACGGATGCTCTTGCTGAAAGCTGACGGCTGATAGCTGAAAGCTTCTCTCCTCACCCCACTGGAGGCTTCACCATGACCGCCACACAGGACCCGCAGAACCAGACGCCGGAGCAGAAGAAGCTCGGCCAGCACCAGATCCCCAGCTACCTCGACCCCAACAACATCGGCCCCTACGAGATTTTTCTGGAGCAGGTGGAGCGCGTCACGCCCTACCTGGGCAAGCTGGCGTACTGGGTCGAGACCCTCAAGCGGCCCAAGCGCATCCTGATCGTGGACGTGCCGATTCACCTCGACGACGGCACGGTCGCGCACTTCGAGGGCTACCGCGTGCAGCACAACACCTCGCGCGGCCCGGCCAAGGGCGGCGTGCGCTACCACCAGGACGTGACCCTCAGCGAAGTGATGGCGCTCTCGGCCTGGATGACCATCAAGAACGCCGCCGTGAACCTGCCCTACGGCGGCGGCAAGGGCGGTATCCGCATCGACCCGCGCAAGTATTCCGCCGGGGAACTCGAACGCCTCACCCGCCGCTACACCACCGAGATCGGCCTGATCATCGGGCCGGAAAAGGACATCCCCGCGCCCGACGTGAACACCAACCCGCAGACGATGGCGTGGATGATGGACACCTACTCCATGAACGTGGGCCGCACCGCGACCGGCGTGGTGACCGGCAAGCCTGTCTCGCTGGGCGGCTCGCTGGGCCGCAGCGACGCCACCGGGCGCGGCGTGTTCGTGACCGGCGCGGAGGCCCTGGGGAAACTGGGGCTGCCGCTCTCGGGCGCGCGCATCGCGGTGCAGGGCTTCGGCAACGTGGGCAACGCCGCCGCCCGCATCTTCCATGACCACGGCGCGAAGATCGTGGCGATTCAGGACGTGACGGGCACCATCGCCAGTGCCGCGGGCATCGACCCCTACGCCGCCGCCGACCACCTCGCCAAGACCGGCAAGATCACGGGCTTCCCCGGCAGCGAGGAGCTGAAGCGCGAGGAGTTCTGGACGGTGGACTGCGACGTGCTGATCCCCGCGGCGCTCGAAAAGCAGATCACCGAGGCGAATGCCGGGCAGATCAAGGCGAAACTGATCGTCGAGGGGGCCAACGGGCCGACCACGCCGCAGGCCGACGACATCCTGCGTGAGCGCGGCGTGACGGTGGTGCCGGACGTGCTGGCGAACGCGGGCGGCGTGACGGTCAGCTACTTCGAGTGGGTGCAGGACTTCTCCTCCTTCTTCTGGACCGAGGAGGAAATCAACAACCGCCTCGACCGCATCATGAGCGAGGCCTTCCTGAGCCTGTGGGACGTGAAGGAACGCCACGGCGTGACCCTGCGCACGGCGGCCTACATCGTCGCCTGCACCCGCGTGCTGGAGGCGCGGGCGCTGCGCGGGCTGTACCCGTAAAGCCGTCGGCGCTCAGCCGTCAGCAGCCAGCAAGAGCGGGAGCCTCTTCGGAGCGCTCCCGTTTTTTAGAGCATTTGACGTAAAGATGGCTGTTTTTTTTGACCCTCTCCCCTTGCGGGACTCGTAGAGCTGCGGAGCAGAGAGGGCCTTGCGAAGCAAGGGGAGAGGGGTTCTTTTTACGTCAAATGCTCTATGCCGTCTGGAGAAGGTATCTGGAGACCTCGGGGGGCAGGGGGTGCCTGGCCTGGGGACCCAGCCAGAGCGACATGTTCTGCGGTCGCCCGCCCACCCCGAGCGAACAGAGCGCCAGGGCGCTGAGCCGCTGGCGTCCGCGCAGGTAGCTCTGTAGGGCCTCGGGCCGCAACCCCGGAGCCGGACTGCCCGCACCGCCCGCAGGGGCGCGGTCCAGCAGCCGAATCGCCGTCGCCGCCAGGTCCCCACTCGCCACCTCCGGCGGCACGAAGACGGCGAGCAGGTTTCCCGCGCCGGGTGGAAGTTGCCCGATCTTTTCGCACACCACCCGCGCGAGCTTGAGTGCATTTCCGCCCGGGTCGCCTGCCTCCAGGAGCCGGAGCCGGGTGACCTCGACGTGAAACAGGGTGTGGGTTTTGAAGGTCACGCCGAGGTCGGGACCGCGCTGGCCCGTGGCGAGATAAGGCTCGTACAGCACGCTGAATCGCCGATCTTTCACCAGGAGCGCGGCAAAGGCGAGTTCCGCGAGCAGATCGCCCCGTTCCTCCTCCGAGGCGGCCAGCCGCACCTTCTTGCGAATCTTGGCCTCATGGGCCTGGGCGAAGGCGAGGAAGGGGCGCGAGTCCTGACACCACTGGCGCAGGAACGGGGCGAGGGAATGGTCCACCGCGCCGCAGAGGCCCCCCACAAGGTCGTCAACTCGTTTGTTCATGGCCCGTTCGGCCCCGCACCGTCAGACAGGCTCGCGCCCCTGGGCAGCCGCCGGAAGAGCACCCTGCGGACCATGCGCCGGGCTACCGGTCGTCGTCGTTGTCGCCGCCCGACTCGCCGCCGTTCGTCTCCTCGTAGAGGGCCGGGTCGTTGGCCCCGTAGTGCGAGGCGCTGGTGCCGTCCACGGCGGCGTCAAGCAGGTCGCTCTCCTCAGCGCTGGCGGGGGG
The window above is part of the Deinococcus carri genome. Proteins encoded here:
- a CDS encoding Glu/Leu/Phe/Val dehydrogenase, which encodes MRASGLNWQGLMEQLQQALPYSEVNDQSLAYFKYPKRTLSVNLPVRMDDGTVRVFRGYRTVHSTARGPSTGGVRFTPGLNAHECEVLAAIVTLKAAVADLPLGGAKGGVDVDPQTLSPHELEGLTRRYTSELVELIGPSEDILSPDVGTDQQVMAWILDAYGENTGSTAGGMVVGKPLQLGGSYGSKDARGRSAALVTARVLAERGESLERARVAVYGFGDVGRKAAQTLAAQGALVVAVSDQNGATFDSSGLDLEALSAHREAHGSVQGFATDITPTEVIELDVDVLMLAYDYGSVNAGNAHAVRARYVVEAANRAVLPEAERFLKGQGVTILPDLVASIGGLVVNYLEWVQDASNFFWTEAEIERAIDLRVDAAVNTVTAFMRTRDVDMRTAAYAIALTRLHGAAVMRGVYP
- a CDS encoding polyprenyl synthetase family protein; protein product: MTGVAALTLPGAVFETRLREVLRSRVEFIELIGEDLVAAGGKRARPAVTFLAAQTLGLEAQDTRWSAVTDLAVCVELLHSASLLHDDLIDDADTRRGQQAAFRRFGNVVSVMSGDFMLSRLLTLLAGLPQGAALTRAFGEAASQICEGEVLQFQVAAYADYGLKQYLDIIHGKTAALLELAASAPALLLNAPAPQREALLTFGREYGLAFQMQDDLLDLMGDEATLGKPVGGDLREGKATLPVLHLLDGPHGGEVREVLERRAAGPGDVARVRELALLEGAAGRTRGEIHRRARLAVEALEALPASPAREALAELPRREIERTR
- a CDS encoding Glu/Leu/Phe/Val dehydrogenase, which produces MTATQDPQNQTPEQKKLGQHQIPSYLDPNNIGPYEIFLEQVERVTPYLGKLAYWVETLKRPKRILIVDVPIHLDDGTVAHFEGYRVQHNTSRGPAKGGVRYHQDVTLSEVMALSAWMTIKNAAVNLPYGGGKGGIRIDPRKYSAGELERLTRRYTTEIGLIIGPEKDIPAPDVNTNPQTMAWMMDTYSMNVGRTATGVVTGKPVSLGGSLGRSDATGRGVFVTGAEALGKLGLPLSGARIAVQGFGNVGNAAARIFHDHGAKIVAIQDVTGTIASAAGIDPYAAADHLAKTGKITGFPGSEELKREEFWTVDCDVLIPAALEKQITEANAGQIKAKLIVEGANGPTTPQADDILRERGVTVVPDVLANAGGVTVSYFEWVQDFSSFFWTEEEINNRLDRIMSEAFLSLWDVKERHGVTLRTAAYIVACTRVLEARALRGLYP